The Elusimicrobiota bacterium genome includes a window with the following:
- a CDS encoding Panacea domain-containing protein — MIETKKIIQAISYLLNTFSKPIDKIAVVKYIYLSDKYHLMKYGRTITEDMYVAMERGPVGSTVLNVLDLDAFNLSEDELSYAQKYLKKHANTIISKNGSAARYDMLSETDKKVIKLIHEKFGSMDKWSLVDYTHKFPEWKKHEYLFKHGKSRREIINIEEMLSTDKIFDCSEEHLDEVREIIKQRKCYYWAESN, encoded by the coding sequence ATGATAGAAACAAAAAAGATTATACAAGCAATCTCGTATTTATTAAACACATTTAGCAAACCTATCGACAAGATAGCTGTCGTGAAGTACATATATTTAAGCGACAAGTACCACCTGATGAAATATGGCCGTACTATCACAGAAGATATGTATGTTGCAATGGAACGCGGCCCGGTAGGTTCTACGGTACTCAACGTACTTGACCTGGACGCGTTTAACCTATCAGAAGACGAACTTTCATACGCGCAAAAATATCTCAAGAAACACGCTAATACTATAATATCAAAGAACGGTTCTGCTGCGCGTTACGACATGTTGTCGGAAACTGACAAAAAAGTTATTAAGTTGATCCACGAAAAGTTTGGCAGTATGGACAAATGGTCTCTTGTAGATTATACCCACAAATTCCCGGAATGGAAGAAACACGAGTATTTGTTTAAACACGGTAAAAGCCGGCGGGAAATTATTAATATTGAAGAAATGTTGTCTACGGACAAAATATTTGATTGTAGCGAAGAACATCTCGACGAAGTGCGGGAGATTATTAAACAAAGAAAATGCTATTATTGGGCAGAAAGTAACTGA
- a CDS encoding helicase-related protein, with translation MPHDIIDNLETKLATEIKRFLNDSQRAKFAVGYFFISGMKPIISELAQLEEIKLLIGSSTNRKTIEAVALGYKRLDTCTNLFESKQYLTPVQVGDELAENKLSTRAVVEGLAQTDDNENLVKQVARFIETGKLKVKVYLKEPLHAKAYIFDFPKERAFTGAAIVGSSNLTFAGLNSNTELNVVVPGNGNHEKLSTWFDQLWDNAEDFNAELLTELNLSWAINEPTPYELYLKVIYELVKDRIGTEDSMVTNKIPKLLLFDYQKDAVVHAKKILDKYNGVFISDVVGLGKTFVTSALLAEYWEKEGARALIICPPKLVNNWVQVTSTFGIPMQGRIVSSGKLEDLLDDTQLINDTTIVVVDESHHFKSHLSQRYQDLAEILFGKKVILVTATPYNLSADDIYHQLKLFHPQEITDIPIDPPNLRKYFIAVDKKERDLKELLWHVLIRRTRRDIQRHYPEDMKKNNLKFPERKGPFRIDYSIDQVYPGIYDDIVKLLKTVKYARYNLGAYVKPECKKEQELKQLSSISPHIKAIIKSIVLKRFESSYVAFQKSIRNFIAIYTAFLRAVDKGIIPAGPEGEELIESMIDTDDAAVLAQYDDSDNKYQAGNFDTAKMMKDLNNDLDVFKQLLELVETIVPKEDAKLSKLLTELDSKQIKGKKAIIFTQYEATQQYLTEQLKSRYSKTEGVSSKTFDLSKIVKRFAPKANQVNIKESDEIQILVATDVLSEGLNLQDCNIIINYDLHWNPVRLIQRVGRIDRVTTEHNEIWTYNFFPEKELDRHLSFTGKVKNRMQEIHDFIGEDAKYLSQDEQLQENKFFKIYENNPTVLDDDTGEVESTFEDYAQLMKQLKLEKPAMFTKILELPSKIRSCKDWKNSGIVAFCKYGDYYKFYQYDENKNITSLDQSVALKILECKPEAERKPLPQGFNFVVQNIEKIFTADIMKRKQDLENKENDPLLRAYRDLLRGCARGAKDEVKTKVSELQSLLLSKPLSLEQRKQMRKLKRETFDSAKILAKLESILKKKGVETPLEVKQQPDIEIVCSEGLV, from the coding sequence ATGCCCCACGACATTATTGACAACTTAGAAACGAAGCTTGCAACCGAAATCAAGCGGTTCCTCAACGATTCGCAGCGCGCGAAGTTCGCGGTGGGATACTTTTTTATTTCCGGAATGAAGCCTATAATCTCAGAACTCGCGCAACTCGAAGAAATTAAGTTGTTGATAGGAAGCAGTACGAACCGTAAAACCATCGAAGCTGTAGCGCTGGGGTATAAACGGTTGGATACCTGCACCAACTTGTTCGAAAGCAAACAATACCTCACACCCGTTCAGGTAGGCGACGAGCTCGCGGAGAATAAACTTTCCACCCGCGCTGTGGTTGAAGGGTTGGCGCAAACTGATGATAACGAGAATCTTGTAAAACAAGTTGCGCGGTTTATTGAAACCGGTAAACTGAAGGTCAAGGTGTACCTGAAAGAACCCTTACACGCAAAAGCGTATATCTTTGATTTCCCGAAGGAACGCGCGTTTACCGGCGCAGCAATCGTCGGGTCGAGCAACCTCACGTTTGCCGGGTTGAATAGCAATACCGAACTCAACGTTGTGGTCCCGGGGAATGGCAACCACGAGAAACTGTCCACCTGGTTCGACCAGTTGTGGGATAATGCCGAAGATTTTAACGCAGAACTTTTGACCGAGCTCAACCTTTCCTGGGCGATTAACGAACCTACGCCGTACGAGTTGTACCTCAAGGTGATATACGAACTCGTGAAAGACCGTATTGGAACCGAAGACTCGATGGTTACGAACAAAATCCCGAAGTTGTTGTTGTTCGATTACCAAAAAGACGCGGTTGTACACGCAAAAAAGATTTTGGATAAATACAACGGCGTGTTTATCTCAGACGTTGTAGGGTTGGGTAAAACGTTTGTTACTTCAGCGCTGCTCGCGGAGTATTGGGAGAAAGAAGGCGCGCGCGCGTTGATAATCTGCCCGCCGAAATTAGTCAACAACTGGGTGCAGGTGACGTCCACTTTTGGCATCCCGATGCAGGGGCGGATCGTGTCTTCCGGCAAGCTCGAAGATTTGTTGGATGATACGCAGTTGATAAATGATACCACCATAGTGGTTGTGGACGAATCGCACCATTTTAAGTCGCATTTATCGCAACGGTATCAGGATTTAGCGGAAATATTGTTTGGAAAAAAGGTTATACTTGTAACTGCCACGCCATACAATTTGTCAGCGGACGATATTTATCACCAATTAAAACTTTTCCATCCGCAGGAGATAACGGATATCCCGATAGACCCGCCGAACTTGCGTAAATACTTTATTGCGGTTGACAAAAAAGAACGGGACTTGAAAGAACTGTTGTGGCACGTACTTATCCGGCGGACCCGCAGGGACATTCAACGGCATTATCCGGAAGATATGAAAAAGAACAACCTCAAATTCCCGGAACGCAAGGGGCCGTTTAGGATAGATTATAGTATCGACCAGGTATATCCCGGGATTTATGACGATATTGTAAAACTATTAAAAACCGTTAAGTATGCTCGGTACAACCTCGGGGCGTACGTAAAACCGGAGTGTAAAAAAGAACAGGAATTGAAACAACTCAGCAGTATATCGCCGCATATCAAAGCAATTATAAAATCAATAGTTCTCAAACGGTTCGAAAGCAGCTATGTGGCGTTCCAAAAATCTATCCGCAACTTTATTGCTATTTACACCGCGTTTCTCCGCGCGGTGGATAAAGGCATAATTCCCGCCGGGCCAGAAGGCGAGGAGTTGATCGAATCGATGATTGATACGGATGACGCTGCGGTGTTAGCGCAATACGATGATTCGGATAACAAATATCAAGCCGGTAATTTTGATACTGCCAAAATGATGAAGGATTTAAATAACGACCTCGATGTGTTTAAACAGCTACTGGAGCTCGTAGAGACAATTGTGCCAAAAGAAGACGCGAAGCTTTCAAAACTACTCACTGAACTGGATTCAAAACAAATTAAGGGTAAAAAAGCTATTATTTTCACTCAATATGAAGCGACCCAGCAGTATCTGACCGAACAGCTTAAGAGCCGGTATAGTAAAACCGAAGGTGTTTCCTCAAAAACGTTTGATCTGTCAAAGATAGTAAAAAGGTTCGCACCTAAGGCTAATCAAGTGAATATCAAAGAGTCGGATGAGATACAGATCCTTGTGGCGACTGATGTGTTGAGCGAAGGGTTAAATTTGCAGGATTGTAATATAATAATCAACTACGACCTCCACTGGAATCCGGTACGGTTAATCCAGCGCGTAGGAAGAATTGACCGGGTTACTACCGAGCATAATGAGATATGGACTTACAACTTTTTCCCGGAGAAAGAACTCGACCGCCATCTATCATTCACCGGAAAAGTGAAGAACAGGATGCAGGAAATCCACGATTTTATAGGGGAAGACGCTAAGTATTTAAGCCAAGACGAACAGTTGCAAGAGAATAAGTTTTTTAAGATATACGAAAACAACCCGACAGTATTAGATGATGATACCGGCGAGGTTGAGTCGACATTCGAGGACTATGCTCAGTTGATGAAGCAGTTGAAACTCGAGAAGCCCGCGATGTTTACAAAAATCCTGGAGTTACCCTCAAAAATACGTTCCTGTAAAGACTGGAAAAACTCCGGGATTGTTGCGTTTTGCAAGTACGGCGATTACTACAAGTTTTATCAGTATGACGAAAACAAGAATATTACTTCATTGGATCAAAGTGTTGCATTGAAAATATTGGAATGCAAGCCGGAGGCCGAAAGAAAACCGTTGCCGCAAGGGTTCAATTTTGTTGTTCAAAATATTGAAAAAATCTTTACCGCTGATATTATGAAAAGAAAGCAAGATCTCGAGAATAAAGAAAATGATCCATTACTGAGAGCGTATCGTGATTTACTGCGCGGTTGCGCACGGGGTGCAAAGGACGAGGTTAAAACTAAAGTGTCCGAACTACAATCATTGTTGTTGAGTAAACCGTTATCGTTGGAGCAACGCAAACAAATGCGGAAGTTGAAACGCGAAACCTTTGATTCTGCAAAAATATTAGCGAAACTTGAATCTATTCTTAAAAAGAAGGGTGTTGAAACACCGCTGGAAGTTAAACAACAACCGGACATTGAAATAGTTTGTAGCGAAGGATTGGTTTGA
- a CDS encoding DUF3109 family protein, protein MIKLKISSSLALSWGRIKTKTILFDPAIFEVGFTDHCNLTKCNAGCCRLGVYIDQYEVNRIMRYKNKIAGLLESKYKDPSTWFVEEKYDKDAPSTKVYATRADNQGCIFLLPDNSCVLQTYATKRGYHKWYLKPLNSIMFPLVVQDGVLTIEPVFKNKLYCQNTKCQTKTLFEGCKEEIVFLIGNKNYSFLSDNASGM, encoded by the coding sequence TTGATAAAACTAAAAATCTCTTCTTCCTTAGCATTATCCTGGGGAAGAATTAAAACTAAAACAATTTTGTTTGACCCCGCAATATTTGAGGTTGGATTTACTGATCATTGTAATCTAACAAAATGTAATGCCGGGTGTTGCCGTCTAGGTGTGTATATAGATCAATATGAAGTTAATAGAATTATGCGGTACAAAAACAAAATCGCTGGCCTGCTTGAGAGTAAGTATAAAGATCCATCCACTTGGTTTGTTGAAGAAAAATATGATAAAGATGCGCCGTCAACAAAGGTGTATGCAACCCGCGCAGATAATCAAGGCTGTATATTTCTTCTACCGGATAATAGTTGTGTATTACAAACTTATGCCACTAAGCGGGGATATCATAAATGGTACCTAAAACCGTTGAATTCAATAATGTTTCCGTTGGTGGTACAGGACGGTGTATTGACTATTGAACCAGTATTTAAGAATAAACTGTATTGTCAAAATACAAAGTGTCAAACTAAAACGTTATTTGAAGGATGTAAAGAAGAAATTGTTTTTCTTATAGGTAATAAGAACTATTCTTTTCTTTCAGACAACGCTTCCGGGATGTAA